From the Xenopus laevis strain J_2021 chromosome 7L, Xenopus_laevis_v10.1, whole genome shotgun sequence genome, the window caGCCCAGAATCAACCGTTATGTTTTGGAGAAGCATGGCGGTGGCATGTCACACACTGCTGCATTTCAGACTCCTGAGAATCCTCCTGATCTCCTGATCTGTGGCCAACTGGGATTCCACCTCTCCACCAGGCACCCCCGTGAATCGTCCTAGGTGAGGGTGAGTGGTCTCTTCTCCGGCTATGGGCAGTGTGAGATATGCATACATGTAGTAGTTGCctctttgccatcctgctatgggttcctgGGGGGtaatttatacatggaataattACCCCTTTGCCATCCTACTATGGGTTCCTGGgggtacatggaattgcccctttgccatcctgctatgggttcctgGGGGGtaatttatacatggaataattgcccctttgccatcctactACGGGTTCTTGGgggtacatggaattgccacaattgctaccaccattaatgtgggcattgtcttaacatttcttgtgataGCGTAGGTGTGGTTTAAATTGCATGTGGTTTTAAAAAAGGGAGTGGTCAAAAATAGCTTTCATTATCGGCCCTCACCACATGGAGCCTCAGTAacacaaaagttggacagcacctGGATCTGACTGGTCTCGGCCCTTGTGGGCAAAACCATTCTATATCTGCTATTGGCACCACCCCCTTACCTCCCAGCATTCGGTCACGGCCACTAGCAGGAAAAATGGTAGGCATGGGGGGGTGAGGGGCCATacagaaataggtaatgaccatgaaataggccaaatagttaaaagcaagagttttcctggtatccagatgggccagtccgacacccatttttcttttaactttgcCGACTGCATAGGAggttataaatgacccctcataTCTGATTCAGTCACAGCACATGGGACTCAGTTCCCAAAAACTGCTATTGGCAACTCTTATTACCCTCCAATTTGAGCCTGTTCGCAACCACTTAGGTTGAGCTCTGTAATATATGGACTTATATGTTTACCTTTTCTATCAatcataaaaaaggaaataaaaaatgttaatccTAATATTTACGCTTTCCTCCATTGTGAAGTCACTAtattcaaaagtaacagttttCTAATATTTACTCAGTTTAATATGCAGAAGATTGAATATTAATCCCATTAAGCGGACTAATAATATaggtaataatataataatataactgtGCAACTGCAGCCAATCATCTCTATTTGCAGTTGactgaatgtttattttattcatttccaGGAAATTGACCGGTTAAAAGGGACAGATGATTTAATTCATTTAAGGGCACTGGTTGACTTTGATACAACGTGGAACTTGCTCATCGGAGAGGATGTAGCCGTCATTGCAAACACAGCGGGGTATGCAGAATTCCGAGGGCACCTGATCCGGGTTTCTATAAAAACAAGTCTCCCGATGAAACCTGTTGCAGGGCTTGAATGTCATGTTCTCAGGGCAGGAGACTTCACAAGAAGAGGGGCGGACGCAGGTGTTGGAGTTTTTGGATTG encodes:
- the LOC108696922 gene encoding serine protease inhibitor swm-1 encodes the protein MEFWNKYSWTNLLVLALIFVAVDWSQSDDSMCPQDMVYGCKRICYSNCDNLNSTSEGCIEICKLGCDCKEGFVFQSKNSNTCVRPSSCEVSCPENMTFKPCNRFHRETCFYRNPDQVPSEFCIPRCVCNDGYILSDEQVPRCIKVNQCP